Proteins encoded together in one Telopea speciosissima isolate NSW1024214 ecotype Mountain lineage chromosome 6, Tspe_v1, whole genome shotgun sequence window:
- the LOC122664288 gene encoding nascent polypeptide-associated complex subunit beta-like: MNRDKLMKMAGAVRTGGKGSMRRKKKAVHKTTTTDDKRLQSTLKRIGVNAIPAIEEVNIFKDDIVIQFLNPKVQASIAANTWVVSGSPQTKKLQDLLPGIINQLGPDNLDNLRRLAEQFQKQAPGAGTIQEEDDDDVPELVAGETFEAAANDGQTA, encoded by the exons ATGAATCGGGACAAGCTTATGAAGATGGCCGGTGCGGTACGAACCGGTGGTAAGGGTAGCATGCGAAG aaagaagaaggCAGTTCATAAGACTACAACAACAGATGACAAAAGACTCCAGAGCACCCTGAAGAGAATAGGGGTGAATGCCATCCCTGCCATTGAGGAAGTCAACATATTCAAGGATGACATTGTCATCCAATTCCTAAACCCCAAAG TTCAAGCGTCAATTGCTGCCAACACTTGGGTTGTTAGTGGCTCTCCTCAAACAAAAA AGTTGCAGGATCTTCTCCCTGGAATCATCAACCAATTGG GGCCGGATAATTTGGACAACCTGAGAAGGCTGGCAGAGCAGTTCCAGAAGCAAGCACCTGGTGCTGGTACAATCCAagaggaggatgatgatgatgtccCAGAGCTTGTGGCCGGAGAGACATTTGAAGCTGCTGCTAATGACGGTCAAACAGCCTAG